One Prosthecobacter vanneervenii genomic window carries:
- a CDS encoding DUF7336 domain-containing protein has protein sequence MNTVFLLHHVHEFDDGHEDVKLIGVFSTEAFARAAQQKVADLPGFRERPAGFSIDEHQVDDHIGWLEGYVTIQQVGE, from the coding sequence ATGAACACTGTTTTCCTCCTTCACCATGTGCACGAGTTTGATGACGGTCACGAAGATGTGAAACTGATCGGTGTTTTTTCGACCGAGGCTTTTGCGCGTGCTGCCCAACAGAAAGTAGCCGACCTGCCGGGATTTAGAGAACGGCCTGCAGGCTTCTCGATCGATGAACACCAAGTGGATGACCACATAGGCTGGCTGGAGGGGTATGTGACCATTCAGCAAGTAGGGGAGTGA